A stretch of Elgaria multicarinata webbii isolate HBS135686 ecotype San Diego chromosome 5, rElgMul1.1.pri, whole genome shotgun sequence DNA encodes these proteins:
- the LOC134399083 gene encoding cell cycle control protein 50C-like has translation MSPSKSINMSEKSTITSNHLSRCPDNTAFKQQRLPAWTPQLTPASVLSSFFVVGLFCLAVGIPLILAATSIKEIQINYSEECSHCSKLRENSSNWAQECQCFTNFTLWESMQGDVFMYYGLHNFYQNHRRYVHSRSDAQLLGRKVNIQKSNCAPFAAYNDGTPMAPCGAIANSMFNDTIHLFFYPNSAAVIQVPLLKQGITWWTDKNVKFRNPASQNLSSAFAGTAKPPYWPKPAYSLDEEVEENNGYRNEDFIIWMRVAAFPTFKNLYRRLRRTKEFADGLPAGTYGLQISYNFPVSKFSGGKKVIFSTVGWSGGRNPFLGIAYTVTGAVILLAGCVITAVHLKFGKRKIR, from the exons ATGTCGCCCTCTAAGAGCATCAACATGAGTGAAAAAAGCACCATCACATCAAACCATCTATCCAGATGCCCTGATAATACTGCATTTAAACAACAACGGCTCCCAGCCTGGACACCCCAGCTCACCCCAGCATCAGTCCTCTCCAGCTTCTTTGTGGTCGGCCTCTTCTGCCTTGCTGTGGGAATCCCACTAATATTGGCTGCAACGAGCATCAAAGAAATACAG ATTAATTACTCTGAGGAATGCTCCCATTGTTCAAAGCTGCGTGAAAACTCCTCAAACTGGGCCCAAGAATGCCAGTGTTTCACTAACTTCACACTCTGGGAAAGCATGCAG gGCGACGTCTTTATGTATTATGGGCTGCATAACTTTTATCAGAATCACCGTCGCTATGTCCATTCTAGGAGCGATGCACAATTATTGGGCCGGAAAGTAAAT ATTCAGAAGAGCAATTGTGCACCTTTCGCAGCTTACAATGATGGGACACCAATGGCTCCATGCGGCGCAATTGCAAACAGCATGTTCAATG ATACAATACACCTTTTCTTCTACCCGAATTCTGCAGCGGTTATCCAAGTCCCGCTGCTGAAACAGGGGATCACATGGTGGACAGATAAAAATGTGAAATTTCGAAATCCGGCATCGCAAAACCTGTCTTCTGCATTTGCTG GAACAGCAAAACCACCTTACTGGCCAAAACCAGCGTATTCACTAGATGAAGAAGTTGAAGAGAACAACGGCTACAGAAATGAAGACTTTATCATCTGGATGCGCGTAGCAGCCTTTCCTACATTCAAGAACCTTTACCGTCGCCTCAGGCGCACCAAAGAATTTGCAGATGGACTTCCAGCAGGGACCTATGGCCTACAAATATCCTATA ATTTCCCGGTTTCAAAGTTCAGCGGGGGGAAAAAGGTGATCTTCTCAACAGTTGGATGGAGCGGGGGAAGAAACCCTTTTCTGGGAATAGCGTACACGGTTACTGGTGCTGTGATTCTACTGGCAGGCTGCGTCATTACAGCAGTCCACTTGAAATTTGGGAAAAGGAAAATAAGATGA